One Helianthus annuus cultivar XRQ/B chromosome 12, HanXRQr2.0-SUNRISE, whole genome shotgun sequence genomic region harbors:
- the LOC118484909 gene encoding telomere repeat-binding factor 4-like, with the protein MGNPKQKWTAEEEEALRAGIAKHGTGKWKNIQKDPEFNHLLHSRSNIDLKMNLFCINFLCAIEDDKWRNMSVSANGQGPREKSRTPKPKCNTDSPAMPLAIPQAHGPSPPVAVDPVSTDLNMDDGSKCLLDGKTASKYVTYFLTGY; encoded by the exons ATGGGTAATCCAAAGCAGAAATGGACGGCGGAGGAGGAAGAAGCCCTACGCGCCGGCATCGCTAAACACGGCACCGGAAAATGGAAGAACATCCAGAAAGATCCCGAGTTCAACCACCTCCTACATTCTCGCTCCAATATCGATCTCAAA ATGAATTTGTTTTGTATCAACTTCCTTTGTGCTATTGAAGAT GATAAATGGAGGAATATGAGTGTAAGTGCAAATGGCCAAGGTCCTAGGGAAAAATCGAGAACACCGAAACCAAAATGTAACACGGATTCGCCTGCTATGCCGTTGGCCATTCCACAAGCTCATGGTCCTTCACCTCCAGTTGCAGTTGATCCAGTATCGACTGACTTGAATATGGATGATGGTTCAAAATGCTTACTAGATGGGAAGACAGCTTCAAAGTATGTTACTTACTTTCTCACTGGTTATTAG